A portion of the Cyanobium sp. PCC 7001 genome contains these proteins:
- a CDS encoding Crp/Fnr family transcriptional regulator: MHLTSKNALDTIQALARHQALLTIEPGQVLFRSGDRGDCLYGVLEGTVELEWNAGTMTERIGPGETFGIGAFLDPEHRRFGTARALTEGKLLVMNQQQFLFAVQETPMFALEMLQSLGARLRDLKRRVQDQLGSAGL, from the coding sequence ATGCATCTCACGTCGAAAAACGCTCTGGACACCATCCAGGCCCTGGCACGGCACCAGGCACTGCTGACCATCGAACCTGGCCAGGTGCTCTTCCGCAGCGGCGACCGCGGTGACTGCCTCTATGGGGTGCTCGAAGGCACGGTGGAACTGGAGTGGAATGCCGGAACCATGACCGAGCGGATCGGCCCTGGCGAAACCTTCGGCATCGGCGCCTTCCTCGATCCGGAGCACCGGCGCTTCGGCACCGCCCGGGCCCTCACCGAGGGGAAGCTGCTGGTGATGAACCAGCAGCAGTTTCTGTTCGCCGTGCAGGAAACGCCGATGTTCGCCCTGGAAATGCTCCAGTCGCTGGGGGCGCGCCTGCGGGATCTCAAGCGGCGCGTGCAGGATCAGCTCGGCTCGGCAGGCCTCTGA
- a CDS encoding fatty acid desaturase — protein MSATPWRGIILATGIVLGWLLTLTAGLLQPLQQLSPHLIVLAVLVRTFLQTGLFIVGHDAMHGVLLPRQRGLNDSIGTLALGLYAALPYRQCRRNHRIHHQAPATTADPDVHPDPGAGVLAWYARFMAGYLSLAQMGVLLAGWTLLAAAASLVTSAGWGNVLVFCTLPLILSSAQLFTFGTYLPHRCSHSGDGRHHIQSLRLPPWLSLLACYHFGYHQEHHRAPQLAWYDLPRMVASAGQDGPPPTFATARSR, from the coding sequence TTGAGTGCAACCCCCTGGCGCGGAATCATTCTGGCCACCGGGATCGTTCTGGGCTGGCTGCTCACGTTGACGGCCGGGCTGCTGCAGCCGTTGCAGCAGCTCTCTCCTCACCTGATCGTGCTGGCCGTTCTGGTGCGCACCTTCCTGCAGACCGGGCTCTTCATCGTGGGCCACGACGCCATGCACGGTGTGCTGCTTCCCCGGCAAAGGGGTCTCAATGACAGCATCGGCACCCTGGCCCTGGGGCTGTACGCAGCCCTTCCTTACCGGCAATGCCGGCGCAACCATCGGATTCACCACCAGGCGCCGGCGACCACTGCCGATCCCGATGTCCATCCAGACCCAGGGGCCGGGGTGCTGGCCTGGTACGCCCGCTTCATGGCGGGCTATCTGAGCCTGGCGCAGATGGGAGTCCTTCTCGCTGGCTGGACCCTGCTGGCAGCCGCGGCGAGCCTGGTGACATCGGCGGGGTGGGGCAACGTGCTGGTGTTCTGCACCCTGCCCCTGATCCTCAGTTCCGCCCAGCTGTTCACCTTCGGCACCTACCTGCCCCACCGCTGCAGCCACTCCGGCGATGGCCGGCACCACATTCAGAGCCTGCGGCTGCCGCCCTGGCTGTCGCTGCTGGCCTGCTACCACTTCGGCTACCACCAGGAGCACCACCGGGCTCCCCAGCTGGCCTGGTATGACCTGCCCCGCATGGTGGCCAGCGCCGGGCAGGACGGGCCACCGCCAACATTCGCAACAGCGCGCTCTCGTTGA
- a CDS encoding orange carotenoid-binding protein, producing MFTLQKASQIFPETLRADVVPAITARFLLLSAEDQLALIWFAYLEMGKTITIAAPGAARMQFAEGVLQQIRGMSFPEQSQVMCDLANRTDSEICRTYAQWSVNIKLGFWYQLGEWMAEGIVAPIPEGYQLSANALAVLDSLKAVDQGQQITLLRNFVEDMGFDPAKGLGQQVMEPVVAPTPEEKRTKVFIEGVINPTVNNYMDLLNANDFDELIELFLPDGALQPPFQKPIVGKDAILNFFRQDCQNLRLLPERGYAEPTEGNFTQIKVTGKVQTPWFGAGVGMNVAWRFLLDPDGKIYFVAIDLLASPAELLKFRR from the coding sequence ATGTTCACGCTCCAGAAAGCCAGCCAGATCTTCCCGGAAACTCTCCGCGCTGATGTGGTTCCAGCCATCACGGCACGGTTCCTGCTTCTGAGCGCCGAAGATCAACTCGCCCTGATCTGGTTTGCCTATCTGGAGATGGGCAAGACCATCACCATTGCCGCTCCGGGTGCCGCCAGGATGCAGTTTGCCGAGGGCGTGCTCCAGCAGATCCGGGGGATGAGCTTTCCCGAGCAGAGCCAGGTGATGTGCGATCTGGCCAACCGCACCGACTCCGAGATCTGCCGCACCTACGCCCAATGGTCGGTGAACATCAAGCTGGGCTTCTGGTATCAGCTCGGCGAGTGGATGGCCGAAGGCATCGTGGCACCGATCCCCGAAGGCTATCAGCTGTCCGCCAATGCCCTGGCCGTGCTCGACTCCCTCAAGGCCGTGGATCAGGGCCAGCAGATCACGCTGCTGCGCAACTTCGTGGAAGACATGGGCTTCGACCCGGCCAAGGGTCTGGGCCAGCAGGTGATGGAGCCCGTGGTGGCGCCAACTCCTGAGGAAAAGCGCACCAAGGTGTTCATCGAGGGGGTGATCAACCCCACGGTGAACAACTACATGGACCTGCTCAATGCCAATGACTTCGATGAACTCATTGAGCTGTTCCTGCCCGACGGCGCTCTGCAGCCTCCCTTCCAGAAGCCGATTGTGGGCAAGGATGCGATCCTGAATTTCTTCCGTCAGGATTGTCAGAACCTCCGGCTGCTGCCGGAGCGGGGCTATGCCGAACCTACCGAAGGAAACTTCACCCAGATCAAGGTGACCGGCAAGGTGCAGACCCCCTGGTTCGGGGCTGGCGTGGGCATGAATGTGGCCTGGCGCTTCCTACTCGATCCGGACGGCAAGATCTACTTCGTGGCCATCGACCTGCTCGCCTCCCCGGCCGAACTGCTGAAGTTTCGCCGTTGA
- a CDS encoding AAA family ATPase — protein sequence MTPILLVSLHQGHHNKTPKDAFSEVENSCSWIPAELTPEELVNHIKAGKAWTSCQFQGERCNENYQRSNLMALDIDGDLDLEDWWAHPMVQRHCAFTYTTPSHGSLEKQQSTGSPSAHRFRAVFIAEPIDDPELHRARTELLVQRLDLKVRDACGAKPLQIWFGNDAADLQYGDAEPFGWEFTEDARELLKRKEAEAAAAKVDVSPEDHRRDCARAAWALRTPGILRPSEDGEYEYWHSVFQAAAGAADEDVKLAFQLWHDRCHHSKTQQLSAGRWARSGRRSGPGKILKLVAEQHGKGWWRLMPEELRGGGGPTRKLPRSFYSSRPPEAPVLGEPDPMPRPAAPEPQEPRPRGRSLMGDRAPDAISTSELQKLKNDRSTQPGGSAGDRPTHLMLWRLYRLTVDQVHVTDRGERKVSAQEAEQLIDDYRSNLFEWNLYNREPWRIDAALLRFFSDDQGLPRLDQHAFPVVKLADIPETVTRPLIPGLLDQGRTYMIHAKAGAGKTTMALFIARAALGAPGYTQFMDFGAVSPNHYRHRRALIIASDGASDAARDIRNYARSHGMLTQEWAQQYVDVRFESISAGVGSWRMTLAGLKRLMDTIHAARDRGEPYDLLVIDSLKTILPPGVRVGEQVVSDYVDLLIRLCSAQGITLLIVHHSAKGADHAQGVAALSELTAGVFRLEVRDGQRFFIVEKSRLGPQREIPYSIEMGEVKTLHDEDQQDEARRLLLGFMQEHYEAHKAKANPGPYQGLKRDDLRRFLGRHGHPNAIKVRAGRNDLIEELRGEGLIDRMPKANRFAVLSAILDADPDRQSEANPSIWDDL from the coding sequence ATGACCCCGATACTCCTCGTCTCCCTGCACCAGGGCCATCACAACAAGACCCCCAAGGATGCGTTCTCCGAGGTGGAGAACAGCTGCTCCTGGATCCCCGCAGAACTCACACCAGAGGAGCTGGTCAACCACATCAAGGCCGGCAAGGCCTGGACGAGCTGCCAGTTCCAGGGCGAGCGCTGCAACGAGAACTATCAGCGCAGCAACCTGATGGCCCTCGACATCGACGGCGATCTCGATCTGGAGGACTGGTGGGCCCACCCGATGGTGCAGCGCCACTGCGCCTTCACCTACACCACCCCGTCCCACGGCTCGCTCGAGAAGCAGCAGAGCACCGGCAGCCCCAGCGCCCACCGCTTCCGGGCGGTGTTCATCGCGGAGCCGATCGACGACCCGGAGCTGCACCGCGCCCGCACCGAGCTGCTGGTGCAGCGCCTGGACCTGAAGGTCAGGGATGCCTGCGGCGCCAAGCCGTTGCAGATCTGGTTCGGCAATGACGCTGCTGACTTGCAGTACGGCGACGCCGAGCCCTTCGGCTGGGAGTTCACCGAAGACGCCCGCGAGCTGCTCAAGCGCAAGGAGGCTGAGGCCGCCGCGGCCAAGGTGGACGTCAGCCCCGAAGATCACCGCCGCGACTGCGCCCGCGCCGCCTGGGCCCTGCGCACCCCCGGCATCCTCCGCCCCAGCGAGGACGGCGAGTACGAGTACTGGCACAGCGTTTTCCAGGCCGCGGCCGGCGCAGCTGATGAGGACGTCAAGCTGGCCTTCCAGCTCTGGCATGACCGCTGCCACCACAGCAAGACCCAGCAGCTGAGTGCTGGCCGCTGGGCCAGGAGCGGCCGCCGCTCAGGCCCCGGCAAGATCCTCAAGCTGGTGGCCGAGCAGCACGGCAAGGGCTGGTGGCGACTGATGCCCGAGGAGCTGCGCGGAGGCGGCGGCCCCACCCGCAAGCTGCCGCGCAGCTTCTACAGCTCCCGGCCGCCGGAGGCGCCGGTGCTGGGCGAACCCGACCCGATGCCCCGCCCCGCGGCGCCGGAACCTCAGGAGCCACGGCCCCGCGGCCGCAGCCTGATGGGCGATCGGGCCCCTGATGCGATCTCGACCTCAGAGCTGCAGAAGCTCAAGAACGACCGCTCCACCCAGCCAGGCGGCTCAGCCGGTGACCGCCCTACCCACCTGATGCTCTGGCGGCTCTACCGCCTGACGGTGGACCAGGTGCACGTCACCGATCGCGGCGAGCGCAAGGTAAGCGCCCAAGAGGCCGAGCAGCTGATCGATGACTACCGCAGCAACCTCTTCGAGTGGAACCTCTACAACCGCGAGCCGTGGCGCATCGATGCGGCCCTGCTCCGCTTCTTCTCCGATGACCAGGGCCTGCCGCGCCTGGATCAGCACGCCTTCCCGGTGGTGAAGCTGGCCGACATTCCCGAGACGGTGACGCGCCCCCTGATCCCGGGCCTGCTGGACCAGGGCCGCACCTACATGATTCACGCCAAGGCCGGCGCCGGCAAGACGACCATGGCCCTGTTCATCGCCAGGGCGGCGCTGGGAGCACCCGGCTACACCCAGTTCATGGACTTCGGCGCCGTGAGTCCAAACCACTACCGCCACCGCCGCGCCCTGATCATCGCCTCCGATGGCGCCTCTGATGCGGCCCGCGACATCCGCAACTACGCCCGCAGCCACGGCATGTTGACCCAGGAGTGGGCCCAGCAGTACGTCGATGTTCGCTTCGAGAGCATCAGCGCTGGCGTTGGCTCCTGGCGCATGACGCTGGCGGGCCTCAAGCGGCTGATGGACACCATCCATGCCGCCAGGGATCGAGGCGAACCCTACGACCTGCTGGTGATCGACTCGCTCAAGACCATCCTCCCGCCCGGCGTCCGTGTCGGCGAGCAGGTGGTGAGCGACTACGTCGACCTGCTGATCCGCCTCTGCTCAGCCCAGGGCATCACCTTGCTGATCGTGCACCACAGCGCCAAAGGTGCCGACCACGCCCAGGGCGTTGCGGCCCTGAGCGAACTCACGGCCGGTGTGTTCCGCCTGGAAGTGCGCGACGGCCAGCGCTTCTTCATTGTCGAGAAGTCCCGCCTTGGCCCGCAGCGCGAGATCCCCTACAGCATCGAGATGGGCGAGGTGAAGACCCTCCACGACGAGGACCAGCAGGACGAAGCCCGCAGGCTGCTGCTCGGCTTCATGCAGGAGCACTACGAAGCCCACAAGGCCAAGGCCAATCCGGGCCCCTACCAGGGCCTGAAGCGTGATGACCTCCGCCGCTTTCTGGGACGGCACGGCCATCCCAATGCCATCAAGGTGAGGGCCGGCCGCAATGACCTGATCGAGGAACTCAGGGGCGAAGGCCTGATCGACAGGATGCCCAAGGCCAACCGCTTCGCCGTGCTGAGCGCCATCCTCGATGCCGATCCCGACCGGCAGAGCGAAGCGAACCCGTCCATCTGGGACGACCTCTGA
- a CDS encoding sigma-70 family RNA polymerase sigma factor, whose translation MAPLLSRSRRDAHSRDALIRRFLPLADARARRFHHRMPDLLEQDDCIQVARLALVQATARLREERTAPAYLKRCIDGALSHHLRDRALMVRLPARARGHAPWRHLSLDAPATSAHSDSGPAPSWLDCLPAPAPIQPALEPEKPIVQLLKALPQRQAAVLRLTVLDGRSLRQAAEFLGLSPMTVSRDRQRGLERLRQLFLEQPAAPC comes from the coding sequence ATGGCTCCCCTCCTCTCCCGTTCACGGCGTGATGCCCACAGCCGTGACGCCCTCATCCGCCGCTTCCTCCCCCTGGCCGATGCCAGGGCCCGGCGGTTCCACCACCGCATGCCGGATCTGCTGGAGCAGGACGACTGCATCCAGGTGGCCCGCCTTGCCCTGGTGCAGGCCACAGCCCGCCTGCGGGAGGAACGCACTGCACCGGCCTACCTCAAGCGCTGCATCGACGGCGCCTTGAGCCATCACCTGCGCGATCGCGCTCTGATGGTGCGGCTGCCGGCCCGGGCCCGAGGCCATGCCCCCTGGCGCCACCTCAGCCTCGACGCCCCGGCGACCAGCGCCCACTCCGACTCTGGCCCTGCGCCCAGCTGGCTGGACTGCCTGCCAGCCCCAGCCCCGATCCAGCCGGCGCTGGAACCGGAGAAGCCGATCGTCCAGCTGCTGAAGGCGCTGCCGCAGCGCCAGGCTGCCGTCCTGCGCCTCACCGTGCTCGACGGCCGCTCGCTGCGCCAGGCCGCCGAGTTCCTTGGCCTCAGCCCCATGACCGTCAGCCGCGATCGCCAGCGCGGCCTGGAGCGTCTGCGGCAGCTGTTCCTGGAGCAGCCCGCAGCGCCGTGCTGA
- a CDS encoding restriction endonuclease, whose protein sequence is MTDIPKFHQFLRPLLEVLHEHGELPRRAAIDAVVEKTGITKEQLAITQESNGKSLVRGRIGWASSYLRVAGALTGPKRGYFALGPNASALLSLNRPIKVSDLKGFKEWQDHHAQKQAKQESALQSSIAVNAEDSTPEDLIDAGVKLIKEQLVADLLEQMKKMDPHGFEGLVLDLMAAMGYGGGSRQAMQGVGRGPDGGIDGRINEDHLGLDQVYMQAKRYSEHSVSSEKVQAFVGAMTSSGCRKGVFVTTSRFTATAMQFARNIPDPRLILIDGEQLADLMIQHGVGIQTKEVIKICKIDADYFGDED, encoded by the coding sequence ATGACCGACATTCCCAAGTTCCATCAGTTCTTGAGACCGCTGCTGGAGGTTCTCCATGAGCATGGCGAGCTTCCACGTCGAGCCGCCATCGACGCTGTTGTCGAGAAGACAGGGATTACCAAAGAGCAACTTGCGATCACGCAAGAAAGCAACGGCAAGAGCCTTGTTCGCGGAAGAATCGGCTGGGCGTCGTCCTATCTCCGTGTTGCCGGGGCGCTGACTGGGCCAAAGCGCGGATACTTTGCCCTGGGGCCGAATGCTTCAGCACTGCTGTCCCTGAATCGGCCCATCAAGGTGTCCGATCTCAAAGGATTCAAAGAGTGGCAAGACCACCATGCACAGAAGCAAGCCAAGCAGGAATCGGCATTGCAATCCAGCATTGCCGTCAACGCAGAAGACAGCACCCCGGAAGACCTGATTGACGCCGGCGTCAAGCTCATCAAGGAGCAGCTGGTTGCCGACCTGCTCGAGCAGATGAAGAAGATGGACCCCCATGGCTTTGAAGGCCTCGTCCTCGATCTCATGGCAGCCATGGGCTATGGCGGCGGCTCCAGACAAGCCATGCAGGGCGTGGGGCGAGGCCCCGACGGAGGCATCGATGGAAGGATCAACGAAGATCACCTGGGCCTCGACCAGGTCTACATGCAGGCGAAACGCTATTCAGAGCATTCAGTCTCCAGCGAGAAGGTCCAGGCTTTCGTCGGCGCCATGACCTCCAGCGGCTGCCGCAAGGGCGTGTTCGTGACCACCAGCCGCTTCACAGCCACGGCCATGCAATTCGCCAGGAACATCCCAGATCCGCGACTCATCCTGATCGACGGGGAACAGCTCGCGGATCTGATGATCCAGCATGGCGTGGGGATACAGACCAAGGAAGTGATCAAGATCTGCAAGATCGATGCCGACTACTTTGGCGACGAGGACTAA
- a CDS encoding restriction endonuclease subunit S yields MEERELPVGWAVGAISEICSKVVDGSHNPPKASTSGLPMLSARNIERRNISYEADYRLVSLEDFERENRRTCIAAGDVLLTIVGAIGRTAVVPKGAASLTLQRSVAVLRPATGIASAFLAYALESPEAQQYMLDNAKGTAQKGIYLKTLSAMCLAIAPTTEQLRITAKLDTTLAAVDACRQRLDGVAAILKRFRQAVLAAATSGELTREWREARGIESLPRKIPLGEVIHEMRNGLSPKPSLNPPGVKILRIGAVRPGTIDWTDHRYLELSDKDLAAFRLEAGDLIFTRYNGTLEFVGACANATSIPDVYVYPDKLIRVRCDTSRALPAYVEISFSSVEIRDHIEGLVKSSAGQKGISGTDLKNIFFPLPSIEEQIEIVHQVQALFTLADQLESRLSAARKLVDRLTPALLAKAFRGALVPQDPNDEPASVLLERIRAARQAEAAAGKASRRGRCKAAANPNQLPLAAAPVPPDLLSGLLRECGALSERALLAASELDPDQFRVQLIREQDAGAIRRAADGERVMLEATTSRSDTASSMRYQATGK; encoded by the coding sequence ATGGAGGAACGGGAGTTGCCGGTTGGGTGGGCAGTCGGCGCAATCTCAGAGATCTGTAGCAAAGTTGTCGACGGATCACACAATCCACCAAAAGCAAGCACTAGCGGCTTGCCAATGCTCAGTGCTAGAAATATTGAGAGACGGAATATATCCTATGAGGCCGATTACAGGCTTGTCAGCTTAGAAGATTTTGAAAGAGAGAATAGGAGGACTTGCATCGCCGCAGGAGATGTCCTGCTTACAATTGTTGGGGCAATTGGCAGGACAGCAGTTGTGCCCAAAGGGGCGGCTTCATTGACCCTTCAGAGAAGTGTGGCCGTGCTTAGGCCTGCAACAGGCATTGCAAGCGCCTTCCTGGCCTACGCACTTGAATCCCCTGAGGCTCAGCAATACATGCTGGATAACGCTAAGGGAACGGCACAGAAGGGTATTTACTTGAAGACCTTGAGTGCTATGTGTTTAGCCATAGCCCCAACAACTGAACAACTACGCATCACCGCCAAGCTCGACACCACTCTCGCTGCTGTCGATGCCTGCCGCCAGCGGCTCGATGGCGTGGCGGCGATCCTCAAGCGCTTTCGCCAGGCGGTGCTGGCGGCGGCGACCTCGGGGGAGTTGACGCGGGAGTGGAGGGAGGCGAGGGGGATAGAGAGCCTGCCAAGAAAGATCCCCCTAGGTGAAGTCATACATGAGATGCGGAATGGACTGTCTCCAAAGCCATCGCTTAATCCACCAGGCGTGAAAATACTAAGGATCGGGGCCGTAAGACCTGGCACCATTGACTGGACAGATCACAGATACCTCGAACTAAGCGACAAAGATCTCGCGGCTTTCAGGCTAGAAGCAGGAGATCTGATTTTCACCAGATACAATGGCACACTAGAGTTTGTTGGAGCCTGCGCGAATGCAACCAGTATCCCAGACGTTTATGTTTACCCAGACAAGTTGATCAGGGTGCGCTGCGACACCAGCAGAGCACTGCCTGCTTATGTAGAAATCTCATTTTCCTCTGTCGAGATTCGCGATCACATAGAAGGCTTAGTTAAATCATCGGCCGGGCAAAAAGGCATCTCAGGCACAGACCTGAAAAACATATTCTTTCCCTTGCCATCCATTGAAGAACAAATTGAAATTGTGCATCAAGTTCAGGCCCTATTCACACTCGCCGACCAACTGGAATCCCGCCTAAGCGCCGCCCGCAAGCTCGTCGATCGCCTCACGCCAGCGCTCCTGGCCAAGGCCTTCCGCGGCGCGCTGGTGCCCCAGGACCCCAACGACGAACCGGCCAGTGTGCTGCTGGAGCGGATCCGGGCAGCCCGGCAGGCGGAGGCCGCGGCGGGCAAAGCCTCGCGGCGCGGCCGGTGCAAGGCTGCAGCCAACCCGAATCAGCTCCCTCTGGCCGCCGCCCCTGTGCCCCCCGATCTGCTGAGCGGCCTGCTGCGTGAATGCGGTGCCCTCAGTGAACGGGCCCTGCTGGCCGCCTCAGAGCTGGATCCCGATCAGTTCCGTGTCCAGCTCATCCGAGAACAGGACGCAGGAGCGATCCGGCGGGCTGCCGATGGCGAGCGGGTGATGCTGGAAGCGACCACCTCCCGCTCCGACACTGCTTCATCCATGCGGTACCAGGCGACAGGGAAATGA
- a CDS encoding N-6 DNA methylase: MAGHTTGDIVAKLWNLCNVLKDDGVTYHQYVSELTYLLFLKMAKETGTEAGIPEEWRWDELETRQGLKQLEHYKLLLLELGSSSSGSSALVQEIFANASSFIRKPVTLNKLVEEIDKLDWYSARQEGLGDLYEGLLQKNAEEKKSGAGQYFTPRPLIDAMVAVMQPQLGDVIQDPAAGTGGFLIAAQRWIREHQDISELDEAQQQRFYQRTFYGMEHVQDTHRLALMNLMLHGLDSVSGEGGIRYGDTMSSDGEGLPKASLILTNPPFGTKKGGGLPGRNDFTFPTSNKQFCFLQHIYRALVPGGRAAVVLPDNVLFEGNVGKQIRADLMDKCNLHTILRLPTGIFYAQGVKTNVLFFSRGTSAKGNTKAVWVYDLRANMPAFGKRTPLTREHFAVFEEAYGSDPLGLAPRTATGPEGRWQCFCREEIAERGDSLDLAWLKDDSAEDGADLPEPAVLAQEAMVELEGALEDLRAILAELGEEVEELV, translated from the coding sequence ATGGCGGGCCACACCACCGGCGACATCGTCGCCAAGCTCTGGAACCTCTGCAACGTCCTCAAGGACGACGGTGTCACGTACCACCAGTACGTGAGTGAGCTCACCTACCTGCTGTTCCTGAAGATGGCCAAGGAGACCGGCACGGAGGCCGGGATCCCGGAGGAGTGGCGCTGGGACGAGCTGGAGACGCGGCAGGGCCTCAAGCAGCTGGAGCACTACAAGCTGCTGCTGCTGGAGCTGGGCAGTTCGAGCAGCGGCAGCTCGGCGCTGGTGCAGGAGATCTTCGCCAACGCCAGCTCCTTCATCCGCAAGCCGGTGACCCTCAACAAGCTGGTGGAGGAGATCGACAAGCTCGATTGGTACAGCGCCCGCCAGGAAGGGCTGGGGGATCTGTACGAGGGCCTGCTGCAGAAGAACGCCGAGGAGAAGAAGTCCGGCGCCGGCCAGTACTTCACGCCGAGGCCTTTGATCGATGCGATGGTGGCCGTGATGCAGCCCCAGCTGGGGGATGTGATCCAGGATCCCGCGGCCGGCACGGGTGGCTTTCTGATCGCCGCCCAGCGCTGGATCCGCGAGCATCAGGACATCAGCGAGCTGGATGAGGCGCAGCAGCAGCGCTTCTACCAGCGCACGTTCTACGGCATGGAGCACGTGCAGGACACGCACCGCCTGGCGCTGATGAACCTGATGCTGCACGGCCTCGATTCGGTGAGCGGCGAAGGCGGCATCCGCTATGGCGACACGATGAGCAGCGACGGCGAGGGCCTACCGAAGGCGAGCCTGATCCTCACCAATCCACCCTTCGGCACCAAGAAGGGTGGCGGCCTGCCCGGCCGCAACGACTTCACCTTCCCCACCAGTAACAAGCAGTTCTGCTTTCTGCAGCACATCTACCGGGCCCTGGTGCCCGGCGGCCGGGCGGCGGTGGTGCTGCCCGACAACGTGCTGTTCGAGGGCAACGTGGGCAAGCAGATCCGGGCGGATCTGATGGACAAGTGCAACCTGCACACGATCCTGCGCCTGCCCACCGGCATCTTCTACGCCCAGGGCGTGAAGACCAACGTGCTCTTCTTCTCCCGCGGCACGAGCGCGAAGGGCAACACCAAGGCGGTGTGGGTGTATGACCTGCGGGCCAACATGCCGGCCTTTGGCAAGCGCACCCCCCTCACCCGCGAGCATTTCGCGGTGTTCGAGGAGGCTTACGGCTCTGATCCGCTCGGGTTGGCCCCTCGCACAGCAACCGGGCCCGAGGGCCGCTGGCAGTGCTTCTGCCGCGAGGAGATTGCCGAGAGGGGCGACAGCCTCGATCTGGCCTGGCTGAAGGACGACTCCGCTGAAGATGGCGCCGATCTGCCGGAGCCTGCAGTGCTGGCCCAGGAGGCGATGGTGGAGCTGGAAGGGGCGCTGGAGGATCTGCGGGCGATCCTGGCGGAGCTGGGGGAAGAAGTAGAGGAGTTGGTTTGA